The Flavobacterium sp. HJ-32-4 genome contains a region encoding:
- a CDS encoding F0F1 ATP synthase subunit B: MEKLFGTFSIGLFILQTVIFVALIFLLRKFAWKPILDTVNEREEGIRSALRAAEDAKKEMANLKTQNENLLAEARAERDALMKEAREIKEKMIADAKSEAAAQGQKMIEQAKATIEGEKNAALAELKAQISTISLDIAEKLLKEELSNKEAQTKLVEKMLGDVKLN; the protein is encoded by the coding sequence ATGGAAAAATTATTTGGCACCTTTTCTATCGGACTGTTTATCCTTCAGACGGTCATTTTTGTTGCGCTGATTTTCCTGCTTAGGAAATTCGCCTGGAAACCCATCCTTGACACAGTAAACGAGCGTGAAGAAGGTATCCGTTCGGCACTTCGCGCTGCGGAGGATGCCAAGAAAGAAATGGCCAACCTGAAGACGCAGAACGAGAACCTGTTGGCAGAAGCCCGCGCCGAGCGTGACGCCCTGATGAAGGAAGCCCGTGAGATCAAAGAAAAAATGATTGCCGATGCGAAGTCGGAAGCAGCTGCACAAGGACAGAAAATGATCGAGCAGGCCAAAGCCACGATCGAAGGTGAAAAGAACGCGGCACTCGCGGAGTTGAAAGCACAGATTTCGACGATTTCACTTGACATCGCCGAGAAGTTGCTGAAAGAGGAATTGTCAAACAAGGAAGCCCAGACCAAACTCGTCGAGAAGATGCTGGGTGACGTCAAACTGAACTAA
- the atpA gene encoding F0F1 ATP synthase subunit alpha, translated as MAEIKAAEISAILKKQLSAFESGATLEEVGTVLQVGDGIARVYGLSNAQYGELVQFENGLEGIVLNLEEDNVGVVLLGPSGEIKEGATVKRLQRIASLRVGEEMVGRVVNTLGQPIDGKGPIGGQLYEMPLERKAPGVIFRQPVTEPLQTGVKAIDAMIPVGRGQRELVIGDRQTGKSSVCLDTILNQKEFYDAGQPVFCIYVAVGQKASTVAGIAKTLEEKGAMAYTVIVAANASDPAPMQVYAPFAGAAIGEYFRDTGRPALIVYDDLSKQAVAYREVSLLLRRPPGREAYPGDVFYLHSRLLERAAKIIADDDIAKGMNDLPESLKGIVKGGGSLTALPIIETQAGDVSAYIPTNVISITDGQIFLESDLFNSGVRPAINVGISVSRVGGNAQIKSMKKVAGTLKLDQAQFRELEAFAKFGSDLDAVTLNVIEKGRRNVEILKQGLNDPYTVEDQVAIIYAGSKNLLRSVPVNKVKEFEKDYLEYLNSTHRDTLNALKAGKLDDTITDVLEKAAKEISAKYK; from the coding sequence ATGGCGGAAATTAAAGCGGCTGAGATTTCAGCAATCCTGAAAAAGCAACTTTCGGCTTTCGAATCCGGAGCTACGCTGGAAGAAGTAGGAACCGTATTGCAGGTGGGTGACGGTATTGCCCGTGTATACGGACTGTCAAACGCACAATACGGCGAACTCGTGCAGTTCGAGAACGGACTGGAAGGTATCGTCCTCAACCTTGAGGAAGACAACGTAGGGGTCGTACTCCTCGGACCATCCGGCGAGATCAAGGAAGGTGCCACCGTGAAACGGCTGCAGCGCATCGCGTCCCTTCGCGTAGGGGAAGAGATGGTAGGCCGCGTCGTCAACACACTGGGCCAGCCTATCGACGGTAAAGGACCGATCGGCGGACAGCTTTACGAAATGCCACTCGAAAGAAAAGCACCAGGCGTTATCTTCCGTCAACCGGTAACCGAGCCGCTCCAGACAGGGGTGAAGGCGATCGACGCGATGATCCCGGTCGGACGCGGACAGCGTGAGCTCGTCATCGGTGACCGCCAGACAGGTAAGTCGAGCGTATGTCTCGATACCATCCTCAACCAAAAAGAATTCTACGATGCAGGCCAACCTGTATTCTGTATATACGTAGCGGTAGGCCAGAAGGCCTCTACCGTTGCCGGTATCGCCAAAACCCTTGAAGAAAAAGGCGCAATGGCCTACACGGTAATCGTGGCAGCGAACGCGTCTGACCCAGCTCCGATGCAGGTATACGCTCCGTTCGCAGGTGCCGCAATCGGTGAGTACTTCCGCGACACAGGCCGTCCGGCGCTGATCGTATATGATGACCTGTCGAAACAAGCGGTTGCCTACCGTGAGGTGTCGCTCCTCCTCCGTCGTCCACCAGGACGCGAGGCTTACCCAGGTGACGTATTCTACCTCCACTCCCGTTTGCTCGAGCGTGCGGCGAAAATCATCGCCGACGACGATATCGCAAAAGGCATGAACGACCTTCCGGAATCACTGAAAGGCATCGTAAAAGGAGGCGGATCACTTACCGCACTTCCGATCATCGAAACACAGGCGGGTGACGTTTCGGCGTATATCCCAACCAACGTAATCTCGATTACAGACGGACAGATCTTCCTCGAGTCGGATCTCTTCAACTCAGGTGTGCGTCCGGCGATCAACGTAGGTATCTCGGTATCACGTGTAGGGGGTAACGCCCAGATCAAGTCGATGAAGAAAGTAGCCGGTACCCTGAAACTCGACCAGGCGCAGTTCCGCGAACTCGAAGCCTTCGCCAAATTCGGTTCCGACCTTGACGCGGTAACGCTCAACGTAATCGAAAAAGGACGTCGTAACGTAGAGATCCTGAAACAAGGCCTCAACGATCCTTACACGGTAGAAGACCAGGTAGCGATTATCTACGCCGGTTCGAAAAACCTGCTCCGTAGCGTGCCGGTGAACAAAGTGAAAGAATTCGAGAAAGACTACCTCGAATACCTGAACAGCACCCACCGCGATACGCTCAACGCCCTGAAAGCGGGTAAACTCGACGACACCATCACCGATGTGTTGGAGAAAGCAGCGAAAGAGATTTCAGCGAAATACAAGTAA
- a CDS encoding prolyl oligopeptidase family serine peptidase, producing MNRLVAAALLLCLNLYAQVPVAKKLPVVEEHFGLPFTDNYRWLETLDSPETLAWVEAENAATDAHFAEIRKTVSSKEAILDYAKRATYYLPFQKGRYLYGYFRSSANRPSSLYLIRNLQSDPELIVDPSNVTGDTETPIQSFYPSKGDQYLAYLINPGGGDRGVIRLKTLNGGKDPDDVIHQVKFSGVAWNGDSGFFYKRNDNTNGMERDSTFRLMYHRLGSEEAVDETVYDTKESTGNISSFRVYGDVLAVLVENPDESIKGLYLADLTLPPFVPTLFDKDLKDYRFKTYRKGKIYCSSNQYPWGDLRTISVVDKSERILIPQIYMNLLVSVAFFKDYILCKYKADGQFYMGVYHDNGTFIRRFNLPYGLDYEIAFYDYEKDEVYVTFSSDVIPAQNYRLNLTTGASDLFVSRYTKAKPTLFPFDYFETKNITYKSRDGEDVPITIVHKRGMKLDGTNPTLLEGYGSFGKIHTPRYNNGLVYFLEKGGVYAFAEVRGNGDKGTEWHEKGRGSNKINTFNDFIDAAEYLIREKYTSPSKLAITGASQGGLLVGAAVTLRPELFRVAVPRVGVYDMPLFYQFSVGRFHVDEYGDISNEKGYREVMAYSPYHNIREDVNYPTMLIITAENDERVPPFQSYKFAAKMQNRPGQKNPVYLRVDRNAGHNGGGTTAASFTEATAAFYDFLLYHLQ from the coding sequence ATGAACCGACTCGTCGCAGCCGCTTTGTTGCTTTGCCTGAACCTTTACGCCCAAGTTCCCGTTGCCAAAAAACTGCCTGTTGTTGAGGAACACTTCGGCCTTCCGTTTACGGATAACTACCGTTGGCTGGAAACACTGGATAGCCCCGAGACCCTGGCTTGGGTCGAGGCTGAAAATGCCGCTACGGATGCCCACTTCGCTGAAATCAGGAAGACCGTTTCTTCGAAAGAGGCCATCCTCGACTACGCCAAACGGGCTACGTATTACTTGCCGTTCCAAAAAGGCCGTTATCTGTATGGTTATTTCCGCAGCTCCGCCAATCGCCCTTCTTCACTCTATCTGATACGAAATCTACAGTCGGATCCCGAACTTATAGTGGATCCTTCTAACGTGACGGGCGACACCGAAACGCCCATCCAGTCTTTTTATCCTTCAAAAGGCGACCAATACCTGGCGTATCTCATAAATCCGGGGGGCGGTGATCGCGGCGTCATACGGCTGAAGACCTTGAATGGCGGTAAAGATCCGGACGACGTCATCCATCAGGTAAAATTCTCAGGGGTAGCCTGGAACGGCGACAGCGGTTTTTTCTACAAGCGAAATGACAATACGAATGGCATGGAACGCGATTCGACCTTCCGGCTCATGTACCATCGGCTCGGCTCGGAGGAGGCGGTGGATGAAACGGTTTATGACACGAAGGAGAGTACGGGAAACATCTCCAGTTTCAGGGTCTACGGGGATGTCCTGGCGGTTTTGGTAGAGAATCCTGACGAATCGATTAAAGGATTGTATCTGGCCGACCTTACCCTGCCCCCTTTTGTTCCTACCCTATTCGACAAAGACCTGAAGGATTATCGCTTCAAGACCTATCGTAAAGGGAAAATATACTGCTCGTCCAACCAATATCCATGGGGTGACCTGCGTACGATTTCGGTAGTCGATAAAAGCGAACGCATCCTTATCCCGCAGATCTATATGAACCTGCTGGTGAGCGTCGCCTTTTTCAAAGACTATATCTTATGCAAGTATAAAGCGGATGGCCAGTTTTATATGGGTGTATATCACGACAACGGAACGTTCATCCGGCGGTTCAACCTTCCCTACGGACTGGACTATGAGATTGCCTTTTACGACTATGAAAAAGACGAAGTATATGTGACGTTTTCTTCTGATGTCATTCCTGCACAGAATTATCGCCTCAACCTTACAACCGGCGCGAGCGACCTTTTCGTTTCCCGCTATACGAAGGCCAAGCCAACGCTTTTCCCGTTTGATTATTTCGAAACGAAGAACATTACGTATAAAAGCCGCGACGGTGAAGACGTGCCCATCACGATCGTGCACAAACGCGGCATGAAACTGGATGGAACCAACCCCACACTGCTGGAAGGGTACGGCAGCTTCGGCAAGATCCATACCCCTCGTTACAACAACGGACTGGTGTATTTCCTTGAGAAAGGGGGCGTATATGCCTTTGCGGAAGTCAGGGGCAATGGCGACAAAGGCACCGAGTGGCATGAAAAAGGACGGGGTTCCAACAAAATCAACACCTTCAACGACTTTATTGATGCGGCCGAGTACCTCATTCGCGAGAAGTATACGTCGCCGTCCAAACTGGCGATTACGGGCGCCTCCCAGGGTGGGTTGTTGGTGGGTGCCGCCGTTACGCTTCGTCCCGAGCTTTTTCGGGTGGCGGTACCGCGGGTGGGTGTATACGACATGCCGCTTTTTTATCAATTTTCGGTAGGGCGCTTCCATGTCGATGAATACGGCGATATCTCAAATGAGAAAGGATACCGCGAGGTTATGGCGTATTCCCCTTATCACAACATCCGTGAAGACGTCAACTATCCCACCATGCTTATCATTACGGCCGAAAACGATGAACGGGTCCCTCCTTTTCAATCGTATAAATTCGCGGCTAAGATGCAAAACCGGCCCGGGCAGAAGAATCCGGTATACCTGAGGGTCGATCGCAACGCGGGCCACAACGGGGGAGGTACGACCGCGGCGAGCTTTACAGAAGCAACTGCCGCCTTTTACGACTTCCTGCTCTATCATCTGCAATGA
- the atpG gene encoding ATP synthase F1 subunit gamma, which produces MANLKEIRNRITSVSSTMQITSAMKMVSAAKLKKAQDAITAMRPYAEKLTELLQNLSATLEGEVGGDYTAQREVRNVLAVVITSNRGLAGAFNSNVVKEVRAVRETYAGKNIEFVTIGKKGNDALRKTNTIAFNDNAVFDALTFDNVAALADRLTALFLEGKYDRIVLVYNQFKNAATQVVKTEQFLPLQSVGQSNASGVDYIFEPSMEEIVMTLIPKMLKTQLYKAIRDSFAAEHGARMTAMHKATDNATALRNQLKLTYNKARQAAITGEILEIVGGAEALNG; this is translated from the coding sequence ATGGCAAACCTCAAGGAAATCCGTAATCGTATCACGTCGGTCTCATCGACGATGCAGATTACGTCGGCGATGAAGATGGTTTCTGCGGCCAAGTTGAAAAAGGCCCAGGATGCCATCACGGCCATGCGACCGTATGCCGAGAAATTGACCGAATTGCTACAGAACCTTTCGGCGACGCTCGAAGGTGAGGTAGGTGGCGACTATACCGCCCAACGCGAGGTACGCAACGTACTGGCCGTGGTCATCACCTCTAACCGGGGTCTCGCCGGTGCCTTCAACTCCAACGTCGTCAAAGAAGTACGCGCCGTGCGGGAGACCTACGCGGGGAAGAACATTGAGTTCGTCACCATCGGTAAGAAAGGAAACGACGCCCTGCGCAAGACAAACACAATCGCGTTCAACGACAATGCCGTTTTCGATGCCCTTACATTCGACAACGTAGCAGCACTCGCCGACCGGTTGACGGCCCTTTTCCTCGAAGGAAAATACGACCGTATCGTATTGGTATATAACCAATTCAAAAACGCGGCGACGCAGGTGGTGAAAACCGAGCAGTTCCTGCCGTTGCAATCAGTAGGACAGTCAAACGCATCCGGAGTTGATTATATCTTCGAACCGTCGATGGAGGAGATCGTCATGACGCTCATCCCGAAGATGCTCAAGACACAACTGTACAAAGCCATCCGCGACTCATTTGCGGCCGAGCACGGTGCCCGTATGACGGCGATGCACAAAGCAACCGACAACGCGACGGCGCTCCGCAACCAGTTGAAACTGACCTACAACAAAGCCCGCCAGGCGGCGATTACTGGGGAAATCCTCGAAATCGTAGGAGGCGCGGAAGCGTTGAACGGATAA
- the atpH gene encoding ATP synthase F1 subunit delta, which translates to MSRAAIRYAKAILETAGNAAAVNADMETILGAISESDELKEFLSNPVTTSEIKLSALNEVFASVQNDTKALFRLLHENKRFEILAQVAQQYKILFDELSGTEVAVVTTAFPITAELESKVMAKIKEFSSKNIIIQNIVDPAIIGGFILRIGDRQYNASVADRLTELKRELSN; encoded by the coding sequence ATGTCGAGAGCTGCAATACGCTACGCGAAAGCGATACTCGAAACGGCAGGCAATGCGGCTGCCGTCAATGCCGATATGGAGACCATCCTGGGTGCGATCAGCGAAAGCGACGAACTGAAAGAGTTCCTGTCCAATCCTGTCACCACCTCCGAGATCAAGCTGTCGGCCCTGAACGAGGTATTCGCTTCGGTACAGAATGATACCAAAGCCCTGTTCCGCCTCTTGCACGAAAACAAGCGGTTTGAGATCCTGGCACAGGTAGCCCAACAGTATAAGATATTGTTCGACGAGTTGAGCGGTACCGAAGTGGCGGTGGTCACAACGGCGTTTCCGATCACAGCCGAACTGGAAAGCAAAGTGATGGCGAAGATCAAGGAGTTTTCCTCCAAGAACATCATCATCCAGAATATCGTGGATCCGGCGATCATCGGCGGGTTCATCCTTCGCATCGGCGACCGGCAGTACAATGCCTCAGTAGCCGATCGTTTAACCGAACTGAAAAGAGAATTAAGTAACTGA
- the atpB gene encoding F0F1 ATP synthase subunit A — protein sequence MVISGKPLRFLGLLLIALLPLKGLSQHAVDSVTVGDTKVTTEVEGNEATTVVSEEEKGKEERAEHIKHHLLDSHDFTLFSYGEHGHETHVGFPLPVILWDGGLHVFMSSKFEHETAVAESNGNYYKIEHGLVYKTDASGNILEDADGNHIKPIDFSITKNVFMILVVGFIMLWLFSSLARSYKKNGGIATGAGRFMEPLILYIRDEIAIPNIGEKHYKKYMSHLLTIFFFVWFLNMFGLTPLGVNVTGNITITAALAILTYIITTTTGKKDYWKHIFWMPGVPYPMRIILAPIELLGTVIKPFSLMIRLYANMLAGHVVLMSIIALMYTANHPVGSPLSFLLAFVLSLLEILVALLQAYIFTMLSALYFGSASEEHAHDDHH from the coding sequence ATGGTGATTTCCGGAAAACCGCTTCGATTTTTAGGATTACTTCTGATCGCGCTTCTCCCTTTAAAAGGACTTTCCCAGCATGCCGTTGACTCGGTTACCGTTGGTGATACGAAAGTGACAACAGAGGTAGAAGGCAATGAGGCAACCACCGTTGTTTCAGAAGAAGAAAAGGGAAAAGAGGAGCGTGCCGAACACATCAAGCACCACTTACTCGACTCGCATGATTTCACCCTGTTCTCGTATGGCGAACACGGACACGAAACGCATGTAGGGTTTCCACTCCCCGTCATTCTTTGGGATGGTGGCCTGCACGTTTTTATGTCTTCAAAATTCGAGCATGAGACAGCCGTAGCCGAAAGCAACGGAAACTACTATAAAATAGAACACGGTCTTGTGTATAAGACCGATGCATCCGGAAACATCCTGGAAGACGCTGACGGAAACCACATCAAGCCAATCGATTTTTCTATCACGAAAAACGTCTTTATGATTTTGGTGGTCGGCTTCATCATGTTGTGGTTGTTTTCTTCCCTTGCGCGTTCCTATAAAAAGAACGGCGGCATCGCTACTGGTGCCGGGCGCTTCATGGAGCCGTTGATCCTCTACATCCGTGACGAGATTGCGATTCCGAACATCGGCGAGAAGCACTACAAAAAATACATGAGCCACCTGTTGACGATTTTCTTCTTCGTGTGGTTCCTGAATATGTTCGGCCTGACGCCGCTGGGGGTAAACGTAACGGGTAACATCACGATTACAGCAGCCCTTGCGATCCTTACTTACATCATCACAACTACAACCGGTAAGAAAGACTATTGGAAGCACATCTTCTGGATGCCGGGCGTGCCGTATCCGATGCGTATCATCCTGGCGCCGATTGAATTGTTGGGCACCGTCATCAAGCCGTTCTCGCTCATGATTCGTCTTTATGCGAACATGCTGGCAGGTCACGTGGTGTTGATGAGTATCATCGCCTTGATGTACACCGCGAACCACCCGGTAGGAAGTCCGTTGTCGTTCCTCCTTGCGTTCGTACTCTCATTGCTTGAAATTTTGGTTGCTTTGTTGCAGGCCTATATCTTTACCATGCTGTCGGCTCTCTATTTTGGATCGGCCAGTGAAGAGCACGCACACGACGACCACCATTAA
- the atpE gene encoding ATP synthase F0 subunit C — MTIPNIVGAGLIVIGAGMGIGKIGGSAMEAIARQPEASGKIQTAMLIAAALIEGIGFAALFAA, encoded by the coding sequence ATGACTATTCCAAACATTGTAGGTGCAGGCCTTATCGTTATCGGTGCCGGTATGGGTATTGGTAAAATCGGTGGTTCTGCAATGGAGGCGATCGCACGTCAGCCGGAAGCTTCTGGTAAAATCCAGACAGCGATGCTGATCGCAGCGGCCCTTATCGAAGGTATCGGTTTCGCGGCTCTTTTCGCAGCGTAA